CGTTCCGGTACATGGTGCAGACACCGTACGTGCACACCCGCACCCGTAGGGGTATCCGTTACTGCCGTCCGAGAAATATTTATGCAGGGTATTCCCATTAGGCAGGAAGCGTGTTACTTAGTAGAACCACTCACGTCCGACAACTGCGCGTGGAACAACTGAAGAAGGAGACACCATGCCCACCCCTCCCATGTCCAAGAGACTCTGGGCCGAGTTCCTCGGCACGTTCTGGCTCGTCTTCGGCGGTTGCGGGTCCGCCGTACTCGCCGCGAAGGTCATCACGGAAAACTCCGGCGACTCCATCAACATGGGCATCGGCTTCGTCGGTGTCGCCCTCGCCTTCGGCCTGACCGTGGTCACCGCTGCTTACGCTGTCGGCCACATCTCCGGTGGCCACTTCAACCCGGCCGTGACCCTCGGCTGTGCCGTCGCGAAGCGAGTCGAATGGTCCGCCGTCGTGCCCTACTGGGTGACTCAGGTGGTCGGAGCCACTGTGGCTGGTGCGGTGCTGTGGGTCATTGCGGACGGGAAGGACGGCTTCAGCGCCTCAAAGTCCGGTTTCGCCACCAACGGTTACGGCGACCTGTCGCCGGACGGGTATTCGTTGGCTGCTGTCGCGCTCACCGAGGTCGTGTTGACCGCGGTGTTCCTGTGGGTGATTCTGGGCGTCACCTCGACGAAGGCTCCGGCAGGTTTCGCGCCGCTCGCCATTGGCCTGGCCCTGACACTGATCCACCTGATCTCGATCCCCGTGTCGAATACGTCGGTGAACCCGGCCCGGTCGCTCGGCGTGGCGTGGTTCGCCGGTGGAGATGCTCTCGGCCAGGTGTGGCTGTTCATCCTGGCGCCACTGCTCGGTGCGGCGATCGCCGGTGTGAGTTACGCCTTCCTCACCGGCGACGAGGATGAACCCGCCGCGGAGGAAGAGGCCCGGGTCGGCTCACACGCTTGATCCCGGTACAGGAGCCTACAGTCGCCGGCGCAACCAGGCGGAGAACTGGTCGACGAGTACGACGAGAATAAGCACCATGATGATGTAGGTGAACATCTCGTCGAACTGGAAGGTCTTGATGGACCGGTTGATCAGAAGTCCGATCCCGCCGGCGCCGACGAGACCGAGGACCAGCGAACTCCGGACGTTCACGTCGAAGCGGTAGAGCAGTAGGCCGGTGATCTGCGGCAGGGACATCGGTACGGTGGCGTGTGTGATCTGCTGCAGGCGGGATGCCCCGGCGGTGCGCAGTGCGGTCTGGGGGCCTTGGTCGGTGTCTTCGACGGCCTCGGCCCAGAGTTTGCCCATCACTCCGGTGTTGTGGAGGATCAGCGCCATGACTCCGGCAAAGGGCCCGAGTCCTACCGCGGTGACGAGGATCAGCGCGAACACGATGTCAGGTACGGCGCGCAGGAAGGACAGAATGCTGCGGCACGCCTGGTAGATGATTCTGTTGGACGTCACGGTGCGGGCGGCACCCATCGCGAGCACGGCGGCGAAGGGGACGGAGAACGTCGTGCCCAGCAGGCCGATCCACAGTGTGGTGAGCAGGCCGTCCAGTCCTGGTCGGATCACGTTGTCCCAGTCGAGGTCTGGCGGGACGGCCTCGGCGAAGAAGCTGACGATATTCGACCAGCCGGCGACGAGTCGTTCCAGGTAGAAGTCGGTGCTGCTGACCGCCACCCAGTGCACGGCCACGAGGGCGAGAAGTCCCACTGTCCAGCCGATATTTCTGCGGGTGTTGTCCTGTCGGGGCACGGGTGAGGACGTGACGGGGGAAGGGGCTGTGGTGGTCATCGCTGGTTCTCCGGTTTCCCGTCGGTGGTGTAGAGGCGTGAGATGGTGTCGAGATCGGTCAGCGTGGACGGTTGGTTGAACGCGACCCGCCCCTGGTACAACCCGATGACGGAGTCGCAGTAGTTCAGGGCGAGTTCCGGTTGATGGACGACTGCGATGCAGGCGACGTCAGCGTCGCGGGTGATGTCGCGGAGCAACTCCATGACCTGGTGGGCGGCGGTGGGGTCGAGTGCCGACGTCGGTTCGTCAGCGAGGATCACCGAGGCGCGTTGACACAGTGCCCGGGCTACGGCGACGCGTTGCTGCTGGCCACCGGACAGAGATCCTGCCCGGTGGTGCGCACGGTCGGCGAGCCCGACACGCTCCAGGCAGCCCATAGCCTCCTCCCTGAGCGAGGTGGGGAATGTCAGCGGTGTCAGGCTGCGCCAGCCGG
The genomic region above belongs to Corynebacterium glyciniphilum AJ 3170 and contains:
- the aqpZ gene encoding aquaporin Z, with the protein product MPTPPMSKRLWAEFLGTFWLVFGGCGSAVLAAKVITENSGDSINMGIGFVGVALAFGLTVVTAAYAVGHISGGHFNPAVTLGCAVAKRVEWSAVVPYWVTQVVGATVAGAVLWVIADGKDGFSASKSGFATNGYGDLSPDGYSLAAVALTEVVLTAVFLWVILGVTSTKAPAGFAPLAIGLALTLIHLISIPVSNTSVNPARSLGVAWFAGGDALGQVWLFILAPLLGAAIAGVSYAFLTGDEDEPAAEEEARVGSHA
- the phnE gene encoding phosphonate ABC transporter, permease protein PhnE; the protein is MTTTAPSPVTSSPVPRQDNTRRNIGWTVGLLALVAVHWVAVSSTDFYLERLVAGWSNIVSFFAEAVPPDLDWDNVIRPGLDGLLTTLWIGLLGTTFSVPFAAVLAMGAARTVTSNRIIYQACRSILSFLRAVPDIVFALILVTAVGLGPFAGVMALILHNTGVMGKLWAEAVEDTDQGPQTALRTAGASRLQQITHATVPMSLPQITGLLLYRFDVNVRSSLVLGLVGAGGIGLLINRSIKTFQFDEMFTYIIMVLILVVLVDQFSAWLRRRL
- a CDS encoding phosphonate ABC transporter ATP-binding protein; translation: MTDQTAATMPRPTDFTTERLVRVTHISKCFGDNHVLHDVSLDAHRGEMVALLGANGSGKSTALRIMAGLDTHDRGDVSVPAGVGTAMIFQKVHLVPRRTVLDNVCAGGLAHIPGWRSLTPLTFPTSLREEAMGCLERVGLADRAHHRAGSLSGGQQQRVAVARALCQRASVILADEPTSALDPTAAHQVMELLRDITRDADVACIAVVHQPELALNYCDSVIGLYQGRVAFNQPSTLTDLDTISRLYTTDGKPENQR